In the Sandaracinus amylolyticus genome, TCACCGAGGTCGCGGTGGGCTCGGGCTTCCTCTGCTCGCACCTCTTCGACGGATACGCGGGGCTCGACCTCGAGCCCGCGCAGTTCTTCGCGCTCGAGGTCGCGCGCGTGCCCGATCGCGACCACGTGACCTGCGCGTACGGCGGCTACGTCGCGTCGGGCACGCCGGGGATCGATCGACTCCCGATGCCGTGGTCGCCGCGCGGTCTCGCGTGGGTCGGGCTCGAGGGCGCGGGCGAGGTGCAGTCACCGCTGCGCGTCGATCGTGCGGAGCGCCGGCCGCGCATCGGCGATCCCGTGATCTTCCGCCACGCGAAGGCGGGCGAGATGGCGGAGCGCTTCCGCGAGTACCTCATGGTGCGCGGCGACGCGATCGAAGCGCGAGAGCCGACGTATCGAGGGGAGGGGACGTGCTTCGGGTGATCGTCGCGCTCGCCGCGTTGCTGCTCGGGTGCGCGGAGCCGGTGCTGCCCGAGCGCGCCGTGATCATCGTGGACGTGCCGCGCGCGCGGCTCGGGCTGCCAGGCGCGAGCTGGACTCCGAGCCCTGCGGACGTGCTCGCGCTCGAGCGAGGGCTCGAGGCATATCTCACGTCGCGCGGTGAGCTCGGGCTCGCGGGTCGCTGGCCTCGCGACTGGAGGCAGTACACCGGGATCGAGACCGAAGGCGGCTCGCGCCTCGTGATCGGCAGCTTCGCGTGCCGTCTCGACGGTCCGCCCGAGCTCCAGCGCGCGTTCCGCGAGCACTGGATCAGCGTGAACGACGGCGGCGACTGCTTCTTCACCGTTCACTGGGACGCGACGCGCGAGACCTTCACCGCGCTCACGAAGAACGGCGACGCGTGATCAGAGCGCGCCGCACGCGAAGCGCGGCGCGCGCACGTCGGCGAGCGCCGCGATCGTGCCCGCGACGCGGCACTGCGGAGCCACCTCGGTGATCTCCTCGCGCGTCACGTGCGGACCGACGACGATCACCGGCACGTCGCGATCGTAGAGCCACGCCGATCCGTGCGAGGTGCCGACGCCCTCGGGCATGTCCTCCATCGCGACCGATCGCTCGGCGGGCATCACGTAGATGTCGCCCGGCGGATCACGAGGGATCGCCCGCGCGATCAGCGCGTCGAGAGACTCGCCCTCCGGCACCGGCGCCGCCGCGACCGCGCGCGCGTCGACCGCGGCGCCGATCCCCGGCTGGGCGCGCAGCCACGCGAGCGCGGCCTCGATCACGCGCGGCTCGTGCGCGCCGAGATAGACGTAGGGCTGCACCCATCCCTTCGCCCACGCGTCCACGCCCTCCGGCGGCGGCCCGAGCGTCTCGCGCAGGTGGGCCTGCAGGCGCGGCAGCGACGACTCGCTGGTGAACCGCAACGCGTCCTCGTGCCCGCTCGCGTGGGTGCGCTCCACGAGCTCCGCCGCGCCGTGGTCCGACGTGATCACGAGCGCGATCGGTCCGACGCGCGCCTCGAGCTCGCGCACGAAGTCGCCGAGCGCGCGATCGACGCGCACCAGCGCGTCCGCGTACTCCCACGACGAAGGGCCGAACGCGTGACCGACGTAGTCGGTCGTCGCGATCGAGAGCGCGAGGAGATCGGGCTCGTCGTCGTCGCCCACCTCGAGCCGCGTCACGATCTCGCGCGCGAGCGCGAGCATGTGATCGGTGCTCGCGGGCAACGAGCGGAACGCGTCTTCGTCCTCGAGCCCGCGCGCGTCGTGAGGGAAGCTCGCATCGAACCCGTACGCGCCCTCGCCGGGCTGCGTGTCGGGGCCGAAGCGGGCCTCGAGCGACGCGGGATCGCGCGGCGTCCACGGCGGATCCATCACCGCCTCGAAGGGCTCGCGCCCGCGCCACGACGCGAGCCACTCCGGCATCGCGGCCCCGTACCAGGCCGAGCTGGTGAACCCGCCGGCCTCGGGATCGAACCACAGACAGAGATCGGGGTGCTGCCCGCCGGGCATGATCGCCGCGCGATCCTTCAGCGCCAGCGAGACGACGACCGACGCGGGACGCTCGCTCTGGATCACGTCGCCCACCGTCTCGGCGTGCAGCCGGAACGGGCTCGCCGACGCGTCCTCGCGCCCCCACACGAGGTGCGTTCCGTCGGCCATCGCGCTCACGCGACCTCGGCCCGGCACGAACACGCGATTGCTCCCGATGCCGCTGTCGCGCGGCGACGCGCCGGTGTGGATCGCGGCGTGACCGGGCGCGGTGAACGTCGCGCTCGACGCGAAGCGCGCGCGGCGCACGTAGCGACCGCGCGCGATCGCGCCGCGGATCGCGCCCTCGGGATCGAGGTGCGGCAGGTGCGCGGCGAGCACGTCACTGCCGAGCTGATCGTAGACCGCGACCACCACCACGCGCGGCCGCGCGCTCGGGGCGCTCGTCCGTGGCGCAGCGCTCCCGCACCCGACGAGCAGCGCGCAGAGCACGAGCGCGCGGCGCATCACTCCGCCGCCATCGCGTGGGCGCGGTCGATCGGACCGAGCACGCGATCGAGGAAGCGGTTCTGCACCGTGCCGCGCGGATCGAGCTCGCGACGCAGCGCGAGGAACGCCGGCGCCATCGGGTACGCGGCGCGCACGCGCTCGCCGGGCATCGAGAATTCCTTGCCCCAGTGGGGCCGCGCGTCGTACCGCGCGCCGATCTCCTCGACGCACGCGAAGTACCGCGCGAGGTGCGGGCTCTCCGCCTGATAGAAGCCGATCTGGCAGGTGTCGCGGCCGTACGCCGGGCTCATCCACGCATCGTCGCCCGCGACGAAGCGCACCTCGCACGGGAAGTTCACGACGAGCGCGTCCTCGCGG is a window encoding:
- a CDS encoding alkaline phosphatase family protein, coding for MRRALVLCALLVGCGSAAPRTSAPSARPRVVVVAVYDQLGSDVLAAHLPHLDPEGAIRGAIARGRYVRRARFASSATFTAPGHAAIHTGASPRDSGIGSNRVFVPGRGRVSAMADGTHLVWGREDASASPFRLHAETVGDVIQSERPASVVVSLALKDRAAIMPGGQHPDLCLWFDPEAGGFTSSAWYGAAMPEWLASWRGREPFEAVMDPPWTPRDPASLEARFGPDTQPGEGAYGFDASFPHDARGLEDEDAFRSLPASTDHMLALAREIVTRLEVGDDDEPDLLALSIATTDYVGHAFGPSSWEYADALVRVDRALGDFVRELEARVGPIALVITSDHGAAELVERTHASGHEDALRFTSESSLPRLQAHLRETLGPPPEGVDAWAKGWVQPYVYLGAHEPRVIEAALAWLRAQPGIGAAVDARAVAAAPVPEGESLDALIARAIPRDPPGDIYVMPAERSVAMEDMPEGVGTSHGSAWLYDRDVPVIVVGPHVTREEITEVAPQCRVAGTIAALADVRAPRFACGAL